One genomic segment of Panulirus ornatus isolate Po-2019 chromosome 3, ASM3632096v1, whole genome shotgun sequence includes these proteins:
- the Dus2 gene encoding tRNA-dihydrouridine(20) synthase [NAD(P)+]-like isoform X1, with amino-acid sequence MSNQYIDELARMSNQYIGKIIVAPMVRVCTLPFRLLAVDYGTDLVYTEETIDFKMLRSIKRNNEILGTTDFIDKSDGTVFFRTCEKERTKVIFQVGTSDAERALKVGKMVEPHVAGLDVNMGCPKEFSIKGGMGAALLTQPEKVKSILNTLVQGLSIPVTCKIRLLNSLEDTIEFCKMVEKCGVAAIAIHGRTKEERPNHPNHNDMIRAISSVLTIPVIANGGSKEIMCYEDIEKFRQETGASSVMIARAAMWNCSIVRPEGVLPLDTVTEAYLKYSIAYDNPFTYTKYAVQNMLRDLQDTPRGKAFLETQTLQEISTIWGLDEYFRTQLEKQNEARGCLKFEEKNGKTAMPPSADHVKTLKREENGQKIVEMPIQFIRGNFNNADLPKMLLNTYIFRNQVSGPHYSHVVLDKFFSASVVVDGIKYASTLREKSKRYSEQGAAAVCLHALGVVDKTYGFVPADGARKYLQVINKINNESEQSSKRESLENEDPEPNCEKVKHSKKRKLESSIFQRTHGVKHKEIEKGNDSSKAIGNGIVSGLS; translated from the exons ATGAGTAATCAATACATTG atgaattGGCAAGAATGAGTAATCAATACATTGGTAAGATTATAGTGGCGCCAATGGTGAGGGTTTGTACCCTGCCATTCAGGTTATTAGCAGTTGATTATGGCACAGACCTAGTATACACAGAGGAGACTATTGACTTTAAGATGCTGCGATCTATCAAAAGGAATAATG aaaTATTAGGAACAACAGATTTCATTGACAAGTCAGATGGAACAGTGTTCTTTCGTACATGTGAAAAAGAGCGAACAAAAGTGATATTCCAAGTTGGAACCAGTGATGCAGAGAGAGCTCTCAAAGTTGGAAAGATGGT AGAACCACATGTAGCTGGCCTGGATGTTAACATGGGATGCCCCAAAGAGTTCAGCATCAAGGGTGGCATGGGAGCTGCTCTTCTGACTCAGCCAGAAAAG GTTAAGTCAATACTGAACACTCTAGTTCAAGGCCTTAGCATCCCAGTGACATGCAAGATCCGACTTCTAAATTCTTTAGAAGATACGATAGAATTTTGTAAGATGGTAGAGAAATGCGGAGTTGCAGCCATTGCTATTCATGGTCGCACCAAGGAGGAAAGACCTAACCATCCCAACCATAATGACATGATTAGAGCTATATCTAGTGTTCTTACCATCCCAGTTATTGCAAA TGGTGGTTCAAAGGAAATAATGTGCTATGAAGACATTGAGAAGTTTCGACAAGAGACTGGAGCATCAAGTGTGATGATTGCACGAGCTGCCATGTGGAATTGTTCAATCGTAAGACCTGAAGGTGTACTCCCTCTTGATACTGTG ACAGAGGCATACTTGAAGTACAGTATAGCTTATGATAATCCTTTCACATACACTAAGTACGCAGTTCAGAACATGCTTCGAGACCTTCAGGATACTCCCAGAGGCAAGGCGTTCTTAGAAACACAGACTCTACAGGAAATAAG TACTATTTGGGGTTTGGATGAGTACTTCAGGACACAGTTAGAAAAGCAGAATGAAGCTCGTGGATGTCTGAAATTTGAGGAAAAGAATGGGAAAACAGCAATGCCACCAAGTGCTGACCACGTAAAGACCTTGAAGCGAGAAGAAAATGGCCAGAAAATCGTTGAGATGCCTATACAATTTATACGTGGAAATTTCAATAATGCAGATCTTCCCAAAATGCTTTTGAAT ACATACATATTCCGCAACCAAGTGTCAGGTCCTCACTATAGTCATGTTGTTCTGGACAAGTTCTTCTCAGCTTCAGTAGTTGTGGATGGCATAAAATATGCTTCAACACTTAG ggaaaaaagcaaACGATACTCAGAGCAAGGAGCAGCAGCTGTTTGTCTTCATGCTTTGGGAGTTGTTGATAAAACTTATGGCTTTGTACCTGCTGATGGTGCAAGAAAATACCTACAAGTAATAAATAAGATTAATAATGAAAGTGAACAGTCTTccaagagagagagtttagaaaaTGAAGATCCTGAACCTAATTGTGAGAAGGTTAAACACAGCAAGAAGAGAAAATTAGAATCCAGCATCTTTCAGCGAACACATGGAGTAAAGcataaagaaattgaaaaggGTAATGATTCTTCAAAAGCAATAGGAAATGGTATTGTCAGTGGATTATCTTGA
- the Dus2 gene encoding tRNA-dihydrouridine(20) synthase [NAD(P)+]-like isoform X2, whose translation MSNQYIGKIIVAPMVRVCTLPFRLLAVDYGTDLVYTEETIDFKMLRSIKRNNEILGTTDFIDKSDGTVFFRTCEKERTKVIFQVGTSDAERALKVGKMVEPHVAGLDVNMGCPKEFSIKGGMGAALLTQPEKVKSILNTLVQGLSIPVTCKIRLLNSLEDTIEFCKMVEKCGVAAIAIHGRTKEERPNHPNHNDMIRAISSVLTIPVIANGGSKEIMCYEDIEKFRQETGASSVMIARAAMWNCSIVRPEGVLPLDTVTEAYLKYSIAYDNPFTYTKYAVQNMLRDLQDTPRGKAFLETQTLQEISTIWGLDEYFRTQLEKQNEARGCLKFEEKNGKTAMPPSADHVKTLKREENGQKIVEMPIQFIRGNFNNADLPKMLLNTYIFRNQVSGPHYSHVVLDKFFSASVVVDGIKYASTLREKSKRYSEQGAAAVCLHALGVVDKTYGFVPADGARKYLQVINKINNESEQSSKRESLENEDPEPNCEKVKHSKKRKLESSIFQRTHGVKHKEIEKGNDSSKAIGNGIVSGLS comes from the exons ATGAGTAATCAATACATTGGTAAGATTATAGTGGCGCCAATGGTGAGGGTTTGTACCCTGCCATTCAGGTTATTAGCAGTTGATTATGGCACAGACCTAGTATACACAGAGGAGACTATTGACTTTAAGATGCTGCGATCTATCAAAAGGAATAATG aaaTATTAGGAACAACAGATTTCATTGACAAGTCAGATGGAACAGTGTTCTTTCGTACATGTGAAAAAGAGCGAACAAAAGTGATATTCCAAGTTGGAACCAGTGATGCAGAGAGAGCTCTCAAAGTTGGAAAGATGGT AGAACCACATGTAGCTGGCCTGGATGTTAACATGGGATGCCCCAAAGAGTTCAGCATCAAGGGTGGCATGGGAGCTGCTCTTCTGACTCAGCCAGAAAAG GTTAAGTCAATACTGAACACTCTAGTTCAAGGCCTTAGCATCCCAGTGACATGCAAGATCCGACTTCTAAATTCTTTAGAAGATACGATAGAATTTTGTAAGATGGTAGAGAAATGCGGAGTTGCAGCCATTGCTATTCATGGTCGCACCAAGGAGGAAAGACCTAACCATCCCAACCATAATGACATGATTAGAGCTATATCTAGTGTTCTTACCATCCCAGTTATTGCAAA TGGTGGTTCAAAGGAAATAATGTGCTATGAAGACATTGAGAAGTTTCGACAAGAGACTGGAGCATCAAGTGTGATGATTGCACGAGCTGCCATGTGGAATTGTTCAATCGTAAGACCTGAAGGTGTACTCCCTCTTGATACTGTG ACAGAGGCATACTTGAAGTACAGTATAGCTTATGATAATCCTTTCACATACACTAAGTACGCAGTTCAGAACATGCTTCGAGACCTTCAGGATACTCCCAGAGGCAAGGCGTTCTTAGAAACACAGACTCTACAGGAAATAAG TACTATTTGGGGTTTGGATGAGTACTTCAGGACACAGTTAGAAAAGCAGAATGAAGCTCGTGGATGTCTGAAATTTGAGGAAAAGAATGGGAAAACAGCAATGCCACCAAGTGCTGACCACGTAAAGACCTTGAAGCGAGAAGAAAATGGCCAGAAAATCGTTGAGATGCCTATACAATTTATACGTGGAAATTTCAATAATGCAGATCTTCCCAAAATGCTTTTGAAT ACATACATATTCCGCAACCAAGTGTCAGGTCCTCACTATAGTCATGTTGTTCTGGACAAGTTCTTCTCAGCTTCAGTAGTTGTGGATGGCATAAAATATGCTTCAACACTTAG ggaaaaaagcaaACGATACTCAGAGCAAGGAGCAGCAGCTGTTTGTCTTCATGCTTTGGGAGTTGTTGATAAAACTTATGGCTTTGTACCTGCTGATGGTGCAAGAAAATACCTACAAGTAATAAATAAGATTAATAATGAAAGTGAACAGTCTTccaagagagagagtttagaaaaTGAAGATCCTGAACCTAATTGTGAGAAGGTTAAACACAGCAAGAAGAGAAAATTAGAATCCAGCATCTTTCAGCGAACACATGGAGTAAAGcataaagaaattgaaaaggGTAATGATTCTTCAAAAGCAATAGGAAATGGTATTGTCAGTGGATTATCTTGA
- the Rrp4 gene encoding exosome complex component RRP4: MEIQLACEIHRVKAMVGIQVSGRNNLVTPGDIIFRDTSFMRGHGTYMEEGVQVASVAGYVTRVNRLITVTPLRQVYQGAVGDTVVGRITQVQNNRWKVDVNSRLDAELRLVNIQLPGGEQRRSNLEDERGMRGLLREGDLVCVEVQKITDDGLLRLAARSNKFGKLSQGTLLAVSPSLIVQDKQRMHDLPCGARVVFGANGYVYITPTVPQEQSSTYTVNFEEVPVDIRKTIGRLRNCIKLLAHHSIMISPTSVMTAFDLSTEQEFEIKDLLKPDVMQDVAMATVQLMNE; this comes from the exons ATGGAAATTCAACTCGCTTGTGAGATCCATCGGGTGAAGGCGATGGTTGGTATCCAAGTATCAGGAAGGAACAACTTGGTTACCCCAGGAGATATCATATTCAGGGATACAAGTTTTATGAG aggtcATGGAACTTACATGGAAGAAGGAGTTCAGGTAGCATCAGTTGCAGGCTATGTGACAAGAGTCAATCGTCTGATAACAGTAACTCCATTGCGGCAAGTATATCAAG GAGCAGTTGGTGACACAGTAGTTGGACGCATCACTCAAGTTCAGAATAACAGATGGAAAGTTGATGTAAATTCAAGATTGGATGCTGAATTACGACTAGTGAATATTCAGTTGCCAGGAGGAGAGCAG CGCCGCAGCAATTTGGAGGATGAACGTGGAATGCGAGGACTGTTACGAGAAGGTGATTTGGTCTGTGTGGAGGTTCAAAAGATAACTGATGATGGCTTGTTGAGACTTGCTGCAAGATCCAATAAGTTTGGAAAG CTGTCCCAGGGAACTCTCCTGGCTGTGTCACCATCACTAATTGTTCAAGATAAACAGAGAATGCATGACCTTCCGTGTGGTGCAAGAGTTGTGTTTGGGGCAAATGGCTATGTTTACATAACCCCAACAGTACCCCAAGAACAGTCCTCAACTTATACAGTCAACTTTGAAGAG GTGCCAGTAGACATTCGCAAGACAATTGGACGTTTACGTAACTGTATTAAACTTCTAGCACACCATTCCATCATGATTTCCCCAACGAGTGTGATGACTGCCTTTGACCTATCCACTGAGCAAGAATTTGAG ATTAAAGACTTGTTAAAACCTGATGTAATGCAGGatgtggccatggcaacagtgcAGTTGATGAATGAGTGA